GGGGGATCTCCATCTATAGAACCAAAGTTACCCTGACCCTCAACAAGCGGATACCTCATACTGAAGTCCTGTGACATACGTGCCATGGTGTCATATATCGCAGCATCACCATGCGGATGGAACTTACCCATTGTTTCGCCTACGATACGGGCCGATTTCTTGAAAGTTTGACTGTGTCTGACTCCAAGCTCAAGCATGGCATAAAGTATTCGGCGCTGAACAGGTTTAAGGCCGTCCCTTGCATCCGGCAGGGCCCTCCCTATGATGACGCTCATTGCATAATTCAGATAGCTCTGTTTGATCTCTTCCTCAAGGGGAAGTGTGATCACCTTGTTTATCTCGAAAAGATTGCCCTGCTTATCCCTGCGATCCATTTTTAAACCTCCGAGCCCATTCACTGAATAGTGAGCGGCAACCGTACCACCCCGCTCACTATTTACATTACAAACTGTATTATTGTACCACCTTTAGGGAAATGATTCACCATTTATTCAGATGTAGAGAATGTGCATCTATGCCCTTGTGCGGATCTTTTGTCTCCATCGGCCAGCCTATTACGGCAACACCCAGCAGCGCTATCTCTTCCGGCACATTGAGCAGCAATTTTATTCGCCCTTCAAGGCCATTGTCTCCATGTCTGGCACCGATCCATACAGAACCAAGGCCTGAGGCGTTAGCCGCGAGCAAGATGTTCTCCATAGCTGCAGCACAGTCCTCCTCCCAGTAGTGTACCGGGCTGCCCTCGCGCTCGATCTCGCTGCACACGGCAATAGCTAAAGCGGCAGTTGTGAGCATTTTTCCGTAAGGATGTACCTCCGCCATCTCATCGAGTATCTCCCTTTTATCTACTATTACGAAATGCCATGGGCGATAGTTATGAGAGCTTGGCGCAGCACAGGCACACTCAACGAGCAACT
The sequence above is a segment of the Synergistaceae bacterium genome. Coding sequences within it:
- a CDS encoding nitroreductase family protein — translated: MSDYKNIAAIENILSRRSIRRFDASRPVPADMVELLVECACAAPSSHNYRPWHFVIVDKREILDEMAEVHPYGKMLTTAALAIAVCSEIEREGSPVHYWEEDCAAAMENILLAANASGLGSVWIGARHGDNGLEGRIKLLLNVPEEIALLGVAVIGWPMETKDPHKGIDAHSLHLNKW